The following coding sequences lie in one Populus trichocarpa isolate Nisqually-1 chromosome 14, P.trichocarpa_v4.1, whole genome shotgun sequence genomic window:
- the LOC18104881 gene encoding uncharacterized protein LOC18104881, with amino-acid sequence MPELVYQEQSSSRSGFRARDASPDSVIFTLESNFSLFSSASASVDRCSFASDAHDHDSLASEISLHLAAGHDQQENSSSGPDRNNNKQKQHTHTRLSRKAEKVKAVKKEDNRISSVEDDIHLLDSARSSFSLALKECQERRPRSEAITKKPDRRRPASLDLNNVVTSSSPRLGNMKKSIACSSRKSGTFPSPGTPNYLNQYHSSVGMQKGWSSERVPLPNNSNRRQVMNTTGAAVLPYNNNGRTLPSKWEDAERWIFSPVSGDGVVRSSIQPAQRRPKSKSGPLGPPGVAYYSLYSPGMQVFDGGNAGNFVAGSPFSAGVIAADGLGIRSHGSHGVSFPMRTEPCMARSVSVHGCSEMVAQSSLPSQDEKLDGVKDAATDISRVVSRRDMATQMSPVGSNHSSPTRKPSFSTSTPSVLPIVELQSVPSSRSETRDVQVDERVTVTRWSKKHRARNHGKSSQVVDDWRKKAADTLSSGWDVSEAGKSISKVKREEAKITAWENLQKAKAEAEIRKLEMKLEKKRSSSMDRIMNKLRSAQKRAQEMRSSVLANQAHQVSTNSHKVISFRRTRQKGSLSGCFTCHAF; translated from the exons ATGCCGGAGCTGGTGTACCAAGAGCAGAGCTCGTCGAGATCAGGATTTAGAGCTCGAGATGCAAGTCCTGACTCTGTAATTTTCACTCTAGAGTCCAACTTCAGTCTCTTCTCTTCTGCTTCTGCTAGCGTCGATCGCTGCTCTTTTGCTTCCGATGCTCATGATCATGACTCTCTCGCCTCTGAAATCTCTCTG CATTTGGCAGCTGGTCATGATCAACAAGAGAACTCTTCGAGTGGTCCAGATCGAAACAACAACAAGCAGAAGCAGCACACTCACACCCGTCTCTCCAGAAAAGCAGAAAAAGTTAAAG CTGTTAAAAAAGAAGACAACAGAATTAGTTCTGTAGAAGACGATATTCATCTCCTAGATTCTGCAAGAAGCTCCTTCTCTCTCGCTCTCAAAG AGTGTCAGGAGAGGAGACCGAGATCTGAAGCGATCACAAAGAAACCAGACAGGCGGAGGCCTGCGTCACTAGATCTTAACAATGTGGTCACATCTTCTTCGCCGAGATTGGGTAACATGAAGAAGAGTATAGCTTGTTCATCTCGAAAATCTGGTACATTTCCGAGTCCTGGGACCCCAAATTACCTTAATCAGTATCATTCTAGTGTTGGAATGCAGAAGGGTTGGAGTTCAGAGAGAGTGCCGTTGCCAAATAATAGTAATAGGCGGCAAGTGATGAATACTACTGGAGCTGCTGTTTTGccttataataataatggaaGGACATTGCCGTCCAAATGGGAGGATGCTGAGAGGTGGATATTTAGTCCTGTTTCGGGAGATGGGGTTGTTAGGAGTTCGATTCAGCCTGCACAGAGGAGGCCTAAGTCAAAGAGTGGACCACTTGGACCACCGGGAGTTGCGTATTATTCCTTGTATTCGCCTGGGATGCAGGTGTTCGATGGAGGGAATGCGGGGAATTTTGTTGCTGGTTCTCCGTTTTCAGCTGGTGTTATTGCTGCTGATGGATTGGGTATTAGGTCACATGGGAGCCATGGTGTGTCATTTCCCATGCGGACAGAGCCCTGTATGGCTCGTTCGGTTAGTGTGCATGGTTGTTCTGAGATGGTAGCTCAGTCTTCGTTGCCATCACAAG ATGAAAAGCTTGATGGTGTCAAGGATGCTGCAACTGATATCTCCCGTGTTGTTTCAAGAAGGGACATGGCCACCCAAATGAGCCCTGTAGGTAGTAATCATTCATCTCCCACCAGGAAGCCATCATTCTCCACCTCCACCCCCTCTGTCCTACCTATTGTGGAACTGCAGAGCGTACCTTCCTCTAGATCTGAGACCAGGGATGTACAGGTGGATGAGAGGGTTACTGTCACAAGGTGGTCTAAGAAACACAGAGCCCGCAACCATGGAAAAAGTTCACAAGTTGTTGATGACTGGAGAAAGAAAGCTGCTGATACTCTTTCATCAGGTTGGGATGTTTCAGAGGCTGGAAAGAGCATTTCAAA GGTCAAAAGAGAGGAAGCTAAAATCACAGCATGGGAGAACCTGCAGAAGGCAAAAGCTGAGGCAGAAATAAGGAAACTTGAG ATGAAGCTTGAGAAAAAGAGATCATCATCTATGGATAGAATTATGAATAAGCTGAGATCAGCTCAAAAGAGAGCCCAGGAAATGAGGAGCTCGGTGCTAGCAAACCAGGCACATCAAGTTTCCACGAACTCTCACAAAGTTATATCATTCCGCAGAACCCGTCAGAAGGGTTCCCTGAGTGGTTGTTTCACATGCCATGCTTTCTGA